The following proteins are co-located in the Camelina sativa cultivar DH55 chromosome 12, Cs, whole genome shotgun sequence genome:
- the LOC104731999 gene encoding glycine-rich cell wall structural protein-like: MGKVSRRLGFLGLMLVVLIIGVAECRRLEKETLGGGGFGGGAGGGFGGGKGGGGGAGGGAGGGFGGGHGGGFGGGAGGGHGAGAGGGLGGGAGGGHGGGAGGGFGGGAGGGHGSGAGGGLGGGGGHGGGAGGGFGGGAGGGHGGGAGGGFGGGAGGGHGGGAGGGFGGGAGGGHGGGAGGGFGGGAGGGHGGGVGAGGGFGGGAGGGHGGGAGGAFGGGAGGGHGGGFGGGAGGGHGGGAGGGFGGGAGGGGGHGGGAGGGFGGGAGGGGGHGGGFGGGAGGGHGR, from the coding sequence atgggaAAAGTTTCTaggcgattagggtttttgggtttgatgCTTGTGGTGCTCATTATTGGAGTTGCGGAATGTAGGAGACTTGAGAAAGAGACTTTGGGAGGAGGTGGTTTTGGAGGAGGTGCTGGAGGAGGATTCGGTGGTGGAAAAGGCGGTGGTGGGGGTGCTGGCGGAGGAGCTGGTGGAGGGTTTGGTGGTGGTCACGGTGGAGGATTTGGCGGTGGTGCTGGAGGAGGTCACGGTGCGGGTGCTGGAGGAGGATTAGGTGGTGGTGCTGGTGGAGGTCATGGTGGCGGTGCTGGAGGAGGATTTGGCGGTGGTGCCGGAGGTGGCCACGGCAGTGGTGCTGGAGGAGGATTAGGCGGAGGTGGTGGTCATGGCGGTGGTGCAGGAGGAGGATTTGGCGGTGGTGCTGGAGGAGGACACGGTGGTGGTGCTGGAGGAGGATTTGGCGGTGGTGCTGGAGGAGGCCACGGTGGCGGTGCAGGAGGAGGATTTGGTGGTGGGGCTGGTGGAGGTCACGGTGGCGGTGCTGGAGGAGGCTTTGGTGGTGGTGCAGGCGGAGGTCACGGTGGAGGTGTTGGTGCAGGAGGAGGATTTGGTGGTGGGGCTGGTGGAGGTCACGGTGGCGGTGCTGGAGGAGCCTTTGGTGGTGGTGCAGGCGGAGGTCACGGTGGAGGATTTGGTGGTGGAGCTGGAGGAGGGCACGGTGGTGGAGCTGGAGGGGGCTTTGGTGGTGGTGCAGGAGGTGGAGGCGGCCATGGTGGTGGAGCTGGTGGAGGTTTTGGTGGCGGTGCaggtggaggaggaggccaTGGCGGAGGGTTTGGTGGTGGTGCTGGAGGAGGTCATGGTCGTTGA
- the LOC104733589 gene encoding uncharacterized protein LOC104733589 — translation MSFAISRAHFSEEEYEAGSCQLFVENLAHEALGWFARLPPNSIGSYHELTTAFLQHHSTFMIRGASNADLWNMFQQTNESLRDFMERFKRIVLKLSIADDTAISALRNALAHGSRFREDIIIHEPLSLDDALHRANKYIELAEGSASRANRPSQEPPTSKSAKGKEKVQDEHHEPRQHLDKEYADKLEKAKKAQAFAVSNQDPQASSSKPWNNKWVCDPSGKGGKKYCDYHK, via the coding sequence ATGAGTTTTGCTATAAGCCGAGCTCATTTCAGTGAAGAGGAGTACGAAGCTGGCTCTTGCCAACTGTTTGTCGAGAACCTAGCTCACGAAGCCTTGGGATGGTTCGCCCGGCTCCCGCCGAACTCAATTGGAAGCTATCACGAGCTGACCACCGCTTTCTTACAACACCACTCCACATTTATGATTCGAGGTGCCTCAAATGCCGATCTGTGGAACATGTTTCAGCAAACCAACGAGTCGCTCCGGGATTTTATGGAAAGGTTCAAAAGAATAGTTTTGAAGCTCTCGATCGCTGATGACACAGCGATATCGGCTCTCCGCAACGCTCTCGCTCACGGTTCCCGATTTAGGGAAGACATTATAATCCATGAGCCCCTGTCTCTGGACGACGCGCTGCACCGCGCCAACAAATACATCGAACTGGCTGAAGGAAGCGCATCGAGAGCGAACCGACCGTCGCAAGAACCGCCGACCTCTAAGTCGgccaaaggaaaagaaaaggtaCAGGACGAGCATCACGAGCCTCGTCAACACCTCGACAAGGAGTACGCTGACAAGCTGGAGAAAGCAAAGAAAGCCCAAGCATTCGCTGTTAGCAATCAGGACCCCCAAGCGTCATCGTCGAAACCCTGGAATAACAAATGGGTCTGTGACCCATCGGGCAAGGGCGGAAAAAAGTATTGCGACTACCATAAATGA